The following proteins are encoded in a genomic region of Musa acuminata AAA Group cultivar baxijiao chromosome BXJ2-11, Cavendish_Baxijiao_AAA, whole genome shotgun sequence:
- the LOC135627326 gene encoding carotenoid cleavage dioxygenase 7, chloroplastic isoform X1 has product MQAFPVHRLQPLPPSTKLLPLPTTASAHRTIPFVSSAAASSPSTSQLAGSATAPDSPTAAFWDYQLLFASQRSETAEPVLLRVAHGSVPVDFPRGTYYLAGPGIFSDDHGSTVNPLDGHGYLRAFDFRGSSDEVWYSARYVATPAQREEREAATGRWRFTHRGPFSVLRGGRRVGNLKVMKNVANTSVLKWGPRLMCLWEGGDPYEIDPASLDTVGLVDLVGSGHGDRRQTDGGSRGRAVDVAAHLLKPILRGVFKMPPKRLLAHYKIDAKRNRLLMVSCNAEDMLLPRSTFTFYEFDYNYELKQKKEFVIPDHLMIHDWAFTDSHYVLLGNRIKLDIPGSLLAVSGLHPMISALAVNPSQPSTPIYVLPRFSQSPIRGRNWLVPIQAPSQKWALHTGNAFEERDGNGNLKIQLQASVCSYQWLNFHKMFGYNWRTGKLDPSFMNLVDGREAMLPHLIQVSLEAREANTMYRRTNDACMHFQVSIELDAKGTCYGCSMANLSNIWNRPADFPAINPYFSGQKNTYVYVGSSSGTRRFLPRFPFDSIVKLDLSDGSAKSWSTGDRMFVGEPIFVPKGTEEDDGYVLVVEYAVAKQMCYLVILDARRIGEAEAVVAKLEVPKHLTFPIGFHGFWSTK; this is encoded by the exons ATGCAAGCCTTTCCAGTCCACCGCCTGCAGCCGCTGCCTCCGTCGACCAAGCTCCTGCCCTTGCCCACCACCGCCTCTGCCCATCGCACCATCCCCTTTGTCTCCTCTGCGGCGGCATCTTCTCCCTCCACCTCCCAGCTCGCCGGCTCTGCCACGGCCCCGGACTCGCCCACCGCGGCATTCTGGGACTACCAGCTGCTCTTCGCCTCCCAGCGGTCGGAGACAGCCGAGCCGGTGCTCCTCCGGGTGGCCCACGGCTCGGTCCCGGTCGACTTCCCTCGGGGCACGTACTACCTGGCTGGCCCGGGCATATTCTCCGACGACCACGGGTCGACCGTAAACCCGCTGGACGGCCACGGGTACCTCCGCGCCTTCGACTTCCGCGGCAGCAGCGATGAGGTCTGGTACTCGGCGCGCTACGTGGCGACGCCGGCGCAGCGGGAGGAGCGGGAGGCGGCGACTGGCCGGTGGCGGTTCACGCACCGGGGGCCCTTCTCGGTGCTGCGGGGCGGCAGGCGGGTGGGGAACCTGAAGGTGATGAAGAACGTGGCTAACACCTCGGTCCTCAAGTGGGGCCCTAGGCTGATGTGCCTGTGGGAGGGCGGGGACCCATACGAGATCGATCCCGCGTCGTTGGATACGGTGGGGCTGGTCGACCTCGTCGGGAGTGGTCATGGCGATCGACGGCAGACGGATGGAGGCAGCCGCGGTCGAGCAGTGGACGTCGCCGCACACTTGTTGAAGCCCATATTGCGAG GAGTGTTTAAGATGCCTCCAAAGAGGCTGCTGGCTCACTACAAGATAGATGCCAAGCGGAACAGGCTGCTGATGGTCTCCTGCAACGCTGAAGACATGCTCCTTCCTCGCTCCACCTTCACTTTCTACG AGTTTGACTATAACTATGAGCTGAAGCAGAAGAAAGAGTTCGTCATCCCTGATCACCTGATGATCCATGATTGGGCCTTCACTGACAGTCACTATGTCCTCCTTGGAAACCGCATCAAGCTTGATATCCCTG GATCGTTACTAGCAGTGTCAGGCCTACACCCAATGATATCAGCACTTGCAGTGAACCCCAGCCAACCCTCAACACCAATTTATGTGCTGCCCCGTTTCTCCCAGAGTCCCATCCGAGGCAGGAACTGGCTTGTGCCCATACAAGCTCCATCCCAGAAATGGGCACTGCACACAGGGAATGCATTCGAGGAAAGGGATGGAAATGGGAACTTGAAGATCCAGCTCCAAGCCTCGGTATGCTCCTACCAGTGGTTGAATTTCCACAAGATGTTCG GATACAACTGGCGTACAGGAAAGCTTGACCCTTCTTTCATGAACCTGGTTGATGGAAGGGAGGCTATGCTGCCCCACCTGATTCAGGTGAGTTTGGAAGCCCGTGAAGCTAATACCATGTATCGCAGAACGAATGACGCATGCATGCACTTCCAGGTATCGATTGAGTTGGACGCAAAAGGGACTTGCTATGGATGCTCCATGGCAAATCTCTCGAACATATGGAATAGACCTGCAGACTTCCCGGCGATCAATCCATACTTCTCCGGTCAGAAGAACACTTATGTTTATGTGGGCTCCAGTTCTGGAACCCGGAGATTCTTGCCTCGCTTTCCCTTTGACAGCATAGTTAAGCTGGACTTATCCGATGGATCAGCAAAGTCATGGTCTACCGGCGACCGGATGTTCGTCGGCGAGCCAATTTTTGTTCCCAAAGGCACAGAGGAAGATGATGGTTACGTTCTCGTTGTTGAG TATGCTGTCGCAAAGCAAATGTGTTACCTCGTCATACTGGATGCTAGAAGAATAGGGGAAGCCGAAGCAGTCGTAGCAAAGCTCGAAGTGCCAAAACACCTGACCTTTCCTATCGGCTTCCATGGATTTTGGTCTACCAAATGA
- the LOC135627326 gene encoding carotenoid cleavage dioxygenase 7, chloroplastic isoform X2, whose amino-acid sequence MQAFPVHRLQPLPPSTKLLPLPTTASAHRTIPFVSSAAASSPSTSQLAGSATAPDSPTAAFWDYQLLFASQRSETAEPVLLRVAHGSVPVDFPRGTYYLAGPGIFSDDHGSTVNPLDGHGYLRAFDFRGSSDEVWYSARYVATPAQREEREAATGRWRFTHRGPFSVLRGGRRVGNLKVMKNVANTSVLKWGPRLMCLWEGGDPYEIDPASLDTVGLVDLVGSGHGDRRQTDGGSRGRAVDVAAHLLKPILRGVFKMPPKRLLAHYKIDAKRNRLLMVSCNAEDMLLPRSTFTFYEFDYNYELKQKKEFVIPDHLMIHDWAFTDSHYVLLGNRIKLDIPGSLLAVSGLHPMISALAVNPSQPSTPIYVLPRFSQSPIRGRNWLVPIQAPSQKWALHTGNAFEERDGNGNLKIQLQASVCSYQWLNFHKMFGYNWRTGKLDPSFMNLVDGREAMLPHLIQVSIELDAKGTCYGCSMANLSNIWNRPADFPAINPYFSGQKNTYVYVGSSSGTRRFLPRFPFDSIVKLDLSDGSAKSWSTGDRMFVGEPIFVPKGTEEDDGYVLVVEYAVAKQMCYLVILDARRIGEAEAVVAKLEVPKHLTFPIGFHGFWSTK is encoded by the exons ATGCAAGCCTTTCCAGTCCACCGCCTGCAGCCGCTGCCTCCGTCGACCAAGCTCCTGCCCTTGCCCACCACCGCCTCTGCCCATCGCACCATCCCCTTTGTCTCCTCTGCGGCGGCATCTTCTCCCTCCACCTCCCAGCTCGCCGGCTCTGCCACGGCCCCGGACTCGCCCACCGCGGCATTCTGGGACTACCAGCTGCTCTTCGCCTCCCAGCGGTCGGAGACAGCCGAGCCGGTGCTCCTCCGGGTGGCCCACGGCTCGGTCCCGGTCGACTTCCCTCGGGGCACGTACTACCTGGCTGGCCCGGGCATATTCTCCGACGACCACGGGTCGACCGTAAACCCGCTGGACGGCCACGGGTACCTCCGCGCCTTCGACTTCCGCGGCAGCAGCGATGAGGTCTGGTACTCGGCGCGCTACGTGGCGACGCCGGCGCAGCGGGAGGAGCGGGAGGCGGCGACTGGCCGGTGGCGGTTCACGCACCGGGGGCCCTTCTCGGTGCTGCGGGGCGGCAGGCGGGTGGGGAACCTGAAGGTGATGAAGAACGTGGCTAACACCTCGGTCCTCAAGTGGGGCCCTAGGCTGATGTGCCTGTGGGAGGGCGGGGACCCATACGAGATCGATCCCGCGTCGTTGGATACGGTGGGGCTGGTCGACCTCGTCGGGAGTGGTCATGGCGATCGACGGCAGACGGATGGAGGCAGCCGCGGTCGAGCAGTGGACGTCGCCGCACACTTGTTGAAGCCCATATTGCGAG GAGTGTTTAAGATGCCTCCAAAGAGGCTGCTGGCTCACTACAAGATAGATGCCAAGCGGAACAGGCTGCTGATGGTCTCCTGCAACGCTGAAGACATGCTCCTTCCTCGCTCCACCTTCACTTTCTACG AGTTTGACTATAACTATGAGCTGAAGCAGAAGAAAGAGTTCGTCATCCCTGATCACCTGATGATCCATGATTGGGCCTTCACTGACAGTCACTATGTCCTCCTTGGAAACCGCATCAAGCTTGATATCCCTG GATCGTTACTAGCAGTGTCAGGCCTACACCCAATGATATCAGCACTTGCAGTGAACCCCAGCCAACCCTCAACACCAATTTATGTGCTGCCCCGTTTCTCCCAGAGTCCCATCCGAGGCAGGAACTGGCTTGTGCCCATACAAGCTCCATCCCAGAAATGGGCACTGCACACAGGGAATGCATTCGAGGAAAGGGATGGAAATGGGAACTTGAAGATCCAGCTCCAAGCCTCGGTATGCTCCTACCAGTGGTTGAATTTCCACAAGATGTTCG GATACAACTGGCGTACAGGAAAGCTTGACCCTTCTTTCATGAACCTGGTTGATGGAAGGGAGGCTATGCTGCCCCACCTGATTCAG GTATCGATTGAGTTGGACGCAAAAGGGACTTGCTATGGATGCTCCATGGCAAATCTCTCGAACATATGGAATAGACCTGCAGACTTCCCGGCGATCAATCCATACTTCTCCGGTCAGAAGAACACTTATGTTTATGTGGGCTCCAGTTCTGGAACCCGGAGATTCTTGCCTCGCTTTCCCTTTGACAGCATAGTTAAGCTGGACTTATCCGATGGATCAGCAAAGTCATGGTCTACCGGCGACCGGATGTTCGTCGGCGAGCCAATTTTTGTTCCCAAAGGCACAGAGGAAGATGATGGTTACGTTCTCGTTGTTGAG TATGCTGTCGCAAAGCAAATGTGTTACCTCGTCATACTGGATGCTAGAAGAATAGGGGAAGCCGAAGCAGTCGTAGCAAAGCTCGAAGTGCCAAAACACCTGACCTTTCCTATCGGCTTCCATGGATTTTGGTCTACCAAATGA
- the LOC103972007 gene encoding probable aquaporin TIP2-1 — MAKLALGSLGDSFGVVSLKSYLAEFIATLLFVFAGVGSAIAYGKLTGGAALDPAGLVAVALAHGLALFVGVSMAANISGGHLNPAVTFGLAVGGHITILTGIFYWVAQLLGSTVACLLLKFVTGGLAVPIHGVAAGMSELEGVVMEVVITFALVYTVYATAADPKKGSLGTVAPIAIGFIVGANILAAGPFSGGSMNPARSFGPAVASGDFAGNWVYWVGPLIGGGLAGLIYGDIFIGSYQPVAAQDYP, encoded by the exons ATGGCGAAGCTCGCATTAGGAAGCTTGGGTGACTCCTTCGGCGTAGTGTCTCTCAAGTCCTATTTGGCCGAGTTCATTGCCACTCTCCTGTTCGTGTTCGCTGGCGTCGGCTCCGCCATCGCTTATG GTAAGCTGACGGGTGGTGCAGCGCTGGACCCGGCGGGCCTGGTCGCCGTGGCCCTCGCGCATGGCTTGGCCCTCTTCGTCGGTGTCTCCATGGCAGCCAACATCTCCGGCGGCCACCTCAACCCGGCGGTCACCTTCGGCCTCGCCGTCGGTGGCCACATCACCATCCTCACCGGCATCTTCTACTGGGTCGCCCAGCTCCTCGGCTCCACCGTCGCTTGCCTCCTCCTCAAGTTCGTCACCGGCGGCTTG GCTGTTCCGATTCACGGCGTGGCGGCCGGCATGAGCGAGCTGGAGGGGGTGGTGATGGAGGTGGTGATCACCTTCGCGCTGGTGTACACGGTGTACGCGACGGCGGCGGACCCCAAGAAGGGGTCGCTGGGGACGGTGGCACCCATCGCGATCGGGTTCATCGTAGGAGCCAACATCCTGGCGGCCGGGCCATTCAGCGGCGGTTCCATGAACCCGGCGCGCTCCTTCGGCCCCGCGGTGGCCAGCGGAGACTTCGCCGGCAACTGGGTCTACTGGGTGGGGCCACTCATCGGCGGCGGACTGGCCGGGCTCATCTACGGTGACATCTTCATCGGCTCCTACCAGCCCGTAGCAGCTCAGGACTATCCTTGA
- the LOC135626171 gene encoding 2-oxoglutarate-dependent dioxygenase 11-like isoform X1, whose product MELTMGSLPVANVQALAAASRDVPERYIRPEAGAHPVVADCGVDIPVIDFSRFLDPNSSRDESSKLHLACQNWGFFQVINHTVPKEVIEKTKLDVREFFQLPLEEKMQLAQVTGDVQGYGQLFVVSKDQKLDWADVLYLNTQPAPERCLRFWPTQPLTFRAALDNYSAEVKNLADRLLEIMAKNLELNPDVVTDKFKVGIQSVRFNYYPPCPQADKVLGFSQHSDADLITLVLQVNQVQGLQIKRSGEWFPVKPLPGAFIVNVGDIFEILSNGRYKSIEHRVVVNTERERLSIATFHSPKSNAMIGPLQELVRGSGARYKTVNHEDFMKLFFSSKLDGKSFLDRMRY is encoded by the exons ATGGAGCTCACGATGGGTTCGCTCCCGGTGGCCAACGTTCAAGCTCTCGCGGCGGCGAGCCGTGACGTCCCGGAGAGGTACATCCGGCCAGAGGCCGGCGCACACCCCGTCGTCGCGGACTGCGGCGTCGACATCCCCGTCATCGACTTCTCCCGATTCCTCGACCCCAACTCCTCCCGAGACGAGTCCTCCAAGCTCCACCTGGCCTGCCAGAACTGGGGCTTCTTCCAG GTGATAAATCACACTGTTCCGAAGGAAGTGATTGAGAAGACGAAGCTTGACGTCCGGGAGTTCTTCCAGCTTCCTCTGGAAGAGAAGATGCAACTGGCGCAGGTGACCGGCGATGTGCAAGGTTACGGCCAGTTGTTTGTTGTATCGAAAGATCAGAAACTAGATTGGGCCGACGTGCTCTACCTTAACACTCAACCTGCTCCCGAAAGGTGTTTGAGGTTTTGGCCCACTCAACCCCTCACATTCAG GGCTGCACTGGATAACTACTCTGCTGAGGTGAAGAACTTGGCAGATCGCTTGCTGGAGATCATGGCTAAGAACTTGGAACTCAACCCGGATGTGGTGACTGACAAGTTCAAGGTCGGCATTCAATCAGTAAGGTTCAACTACTACCCTCCTTGCCCTCAAGCCGACAAGGTATTGGGGTTCTCCCAGCACTCTGATGCTGATCTCATAACACTGGTTCTTCAAGTAAATCAAGTCCAAGGGCTGCAAATAAAGAGAAGCGGCGAGTGGTTCCCCGTTAAGCCTCTTCCCGGTGCTTTCATCGTTAACGTTGGTGATATATTTGAG ATCCTCAGCAATGGCAGATATAAAAGTATCGAGCACAGAGTTGTAGTGAACACAGAGAGGGAAAGACTGTCGATAGCAACATTCCACAGTCCCAAATCTAATGCCATGATAGGTCCCCTGCAGGAGCTGGTAAGAGGAAGTGGCGCAAGGTACAAGACCGTGAACCATGAAGATTTCATGAAGCTATTCTTCTCTTCAAAGCTTGATGGGAAGAGCTTCTTGGATCGTATGAGATACTAA
- the LOC135626171 gene encoding 2-oxoglutarate-dependent dioxygenase 11-like isoform X2: MELTMGSLPVANVQALAAASRDVPERYIRPEAGAHPVVADCGVDIPVIDFSRFLDPNSSRDESSKLHLACQNWGFFQVINHTVPKEVIEKTKLDVREFFQLPLEEKMQLAQVTGDVQGYGQLFVVSKDQKLDWADVLYLNTQPAPERCLRAALDNYSAEVKNLADRLLEIMAKNLELNPDVVTDKFKVGIQSVRFNYYPPCPQADKVLGFSQHSDADLITLVLQVNQVQGLQIKRSGEWFPVKPLPGAFIVNVGDIFEILSNGRYKSIEHRVVVNTERERLSIATFHSPKSNAMIGPLQELVRGSGARYKTVNHEDFMKLFFSSKLDGKSFLDRMRY, encoded by the exons ATGGAGCTCACGATGGGTTCGCTCCCGGTGGCCAACGTTCAAGCTCTCGCGGCGGCGAGCCGTGACGTCCCGGAGAGGTACATCCGGCCAGAGGCCGGCGCACACCCCGTCGTCGCGGACTGCGGCGTCGACATCCCCGTCATCGACTTCTCCCGATTCCTCGACCCCAACTCCTCCCGAGACGAGTCCTCCAAGCTCCACCTGGCCTGCCAGAACTGGGGCTTCTTCCAG GTGATAAATCACACTGTTCCGAAGGAAGTGATTGAGAAGACGAAGCTTGACGTCCGGGAGTTCTTCCAGCTTCCTCTGGAAGAGAAGATGCAACTGGCGCAGGTGACCGGCGATGTGCAAGGTTACGGCCAGTTGTTTGTTGTATCGAAAGATCAGAAACTAGATTGGGCCGACGTGCTCTACCTTAACACTCAACCTGCTCCCGAAAGGTGTTTGAG GGCTGCACTGGATAACTACTCTGCTGAGGTGAAGAACTTGGCAGATCGCTTGCTGGAGATCATGGCTAAGAACTTGGAACTCAACCCGGATGTGGTGACTGACAAGTTCAAGGTCGGCATTCAATCAGTAAGGTTCAACTACTACCCTCCTTGCCCTCAAGCCGACAAGGTATTGGGGTTCTCCCAGCACTCTGATGCTGATCTCATAACACTGGTTCTTCAAGTAAATCAAGTCCAAGGGCTGCAAATAAAGAGAAGCGGCGAGTGGTTCCCCGTTAAGCCTCTTCCCGGTGCTTTCATCGTTAACGTTGGTGATATATTTGAG ATCCTCAGCAATGGCAGATATAAAAGTATCGAGCACAGAGTTGTAGTGAACACAGAGAGGGAAAGACTGTCGATAGCAACATTCCACAGTCCCAAATCTAATGCCATGATAGGTCCCCTGCAGGAGCTGGTAAGAGGAAGTGGCGCAAGGTACAAGACCGTGAACCATGAAGATTTCATGAAGCTATTCTTCTCTTCAAAGCTTGATGGGAAGAGCTTCTTGGATCGTATGAGATACTAA
- the LOC135627312 gene encoding zinc finger protein ZAT1-like, whose product MAMVMDQQQPEQQQAYKHYCRICKKGFGCGRALGGHMRAHGILDDSVGGQADADDDTSGFGASEWDDKLNNPAAAGTKRMYALRTNPNRLKSCRICENCGKEFLSWKSFLEHGKCSSEEEGDDWFPSSPRSEAEDDLAGQKGCAGWSKGKRSRRTKVVLTEEEDLANCLVMLSAARVEPVVIIETEESCASASKEDDRRQQTMTIAATAETPKAPALAPPTLPSVPRGMFECKACKKVFTSHQALGGHRASHKKVKGCFAAKLEALDEALPDEEVITHEKNASEMAAASMSMAIVPYENSAPLAIAPLKKKPKLHECSICHRVFTSGQALGGHKRCHWITSNPPDPGVKLQPVPDHANLHHQLTLRPMFDTSNSEPLDLNMPAPADDVAGVRRDIGSSLRLEMPAAIYLRSWIDRGNTNKNRAATSINKNNDDNHIHSKDKNTEMSSLNVDDEADSKVKLALSDLKDINMGGESSPWLQVGIGSSANEGSEA is encoded by the coding sequence atGGCTATGGTGATGGACCAACAACAACCAGAGCAGCAGCAAGCTTACAAGCACTACTGCCGGATCTGCAAGAAGGGCTTCGGCTGTGGCCGCGCCCTCGGTGGCCACATGCGCGCCCACGGCATCCTCGATGACTCGGTGGGCGGCCAGGCCGATGCAGATGATGATACCTCCGGCTTTGGCGCCTCCGAGTGGGACGACAAGCTGAATAACCCGGCCGCCGCAGGCACCAAGCGGATGTACGCGCTCCGCACCAACCCCAACCGCCTCAAGAGCTGCCGCATATGTGAGAACTGCGGCAAGGAGTTCCTGTCCTGGAAGTCCTTCCTTGAGCACGGCAAGTGCAGCTCCGAGGAGGAGGGAGACGACTGGTTCCCCTCGTCGCCTAGGTCTGAGGCTGAGGACGATCTCGCCGGACAGAAGGGATGCGCCGGTTGGTCCAAGGGCAAGCGGTCTCGGCGCACGAAGGTggtcttgacggaagaggaagatCTCGCTAACTGCTTGGTGATGCTGTCCGCGGCCCGTGTGGAGCCGGTGGTCATTATCGAGACCGAGGAGTCGTGTGCGTCGGCGAGCAAGGAGGATGACCGGCGGCAGCAAACGATGACGATCGCCGCGACCGCGGAGACGCCTAAGGCTCCTGCACTTGCACCACCAACTCTGCCTAGCGTCCCCCGGGGAATGTTCGAGTGCAAGGCTTGTAAGAAGGTCTTCACCTCGCACCAGGCATTGGGAGGCCACAGGGCCAGCCACAAGAAGGTCAAAGGCTGCTTCGCCGCCAAGCTCGAAGCCCTCGACGAGGCCCTGCCGGACGAAGAGGTCATCACGCATGAGAAGAACGCCAGCGAAATGGCAGCCGCGTCGATGTCGATGGCGATCGTGCCGTATGAGAACTCGGCTCCCTTGGCCATTGCACCGCTCAAGAAGAAGCCGAAGTTGCACGAGTGCTCGATATGCCACCGCGTGTTCACCTCGGGACAGGCATTGGGCGGGCACAAGCGATGCCACTGGATCACGTCGAACCCGCCGGACCCCGGCGTGAAGCTCCAGCCCGTACCAGACCACGCGAACCTTCATCACCAGCTAACTCTCAGACCAATGTTCGATACTTCCAACTCCGAGCCTCTCGATCTCAACATGCCCGCGCCCGCCGACGACGTCGCTGGTGTGCGGAGGGATATCGGCAGTTCACTGCGGCTCGAAATGCCTGCGGCAATCTACCTACGGTCATGGATCGATCGTGGCAACACGAACAAAAACAGAGCCGCTACCAGCATTAACAAGAACAACGATGACAATCACATTCACAGCAAGGACAAAAACACCGAGATGTCTAGTCTCAATGTGGATGATGAAGCGGACAGTAAGGTAAAGCTAGCGCTGAGTGACCTTAAGGATATCAACATGGGAGGGGAAAGCTCGCCTTGGTTGCAGGTGGGGATTGGCTCGTCAGCCAACGAGGGCAGCGAGGCATGA
- the LOC103972603 gene encoding zinc finger protein ZAT9-like has product MEKHRCSICFRRFSSGRALGGHMRRHVTAAAATLPTKLLGHHCSAVTAGLPAGNGAVEAAVEEEEELTKEAAYGLRENPRKSFRLVDPEFSSAFAAIEPAGSSSVVVQDGESETESLCAAATDDRRLSKRPRHRSHAPTSEPESSDVTTEEDVALCLMMLSRDSWTAGKASLLFDGNDDEGYGRRIAARSRPPRRGRSKHQCGTCKKVFRSYQALGGHLASHRRPTACIPAVRSRTDGDDDSQASVDAKVHECPFCFRVFPSGQALGGHKRSHLTSSTATTTVTSPAPVPPLSCSTPTTSTAGGKSGDGVGLIDLNLPAPLDDDAALSAVSDFEFSPNRTVK; this is encoded by the coding sequence ATGGAGAAGCACAGGTGTAGCATCTGCTTCCGTCGCTTCTCCAGCGGCCGGGCACTCGGCGGCCACATGCGCCGTCACgtgaccgccgccgccgccacccttccAACCAAGCTCCTTGGCCACCACTGCTCCGCCGTCACCGCGGGCTTACCCGCCGGTAACGGCGCGGTGGAGGCagcagtggaggaggaggaagagctcACCAAGGAAGCTGCTTATGGCCTTAGGGAGAACCCACGGAAGAGCTTCCGCCTCGTGGACCCGGAGTTCTCCTCCGCCTTCGCCGCCATCGAGCCCGCCGGTTCCTCCTCCGTCGTCGTCCAGGACGGTGAGAGCGAGACAGAGTCGCTGTGCGCTGCAGCCACCGACGATCGCCGACTTTCCAAACGGCCGCGCCATCGATCCCACGCGCCTACCTCGGAGCCGGAGAGTTCCGACGTCACGACGGAGGAGGACGTCGCCCTCTGCCTCATGATGCTCTCCCGAGACTCCTGGACCGCCGGTAAGGCATCGCTGCTGTTCGACGGGAACGACGACGAGGGATACGGCCGTCGAATCGCCGCCCGTTCACGTCCACCGCGGAGGGGGCGGAGCAAGCACCAGTGCGGGACGTGCAAGAAGGTGTTTCGGTCGTACCAAGCTCTGGGCGGCCACCTAGCGAGCCACCGAAGGCCCACTGCGTGTATCCCTGCTGTCCGATCGCGTACCGACGGGGACGACGATTCCCAGGCCAGTGTCGACGCCAAAGTCCACGAATGCCCCTTCTGCTTCAGAGTCTTCCCCTCCGGCCAGGCTCTCGGCGGCCACAAGCGGTCGCACTTAACATCTTCCACCGCCACCACTACCGTCACTTCACCGGCACCAGTGCCTCCGTTGTCGTGCTCGACACCAACCACATCAACAGCCGGCGGCAAGTCCGGCGATGGCGTCGGCTTAATCGATCTCAACCTGCCTGCGCCACTGGATGATGACGCGGCTCTCTCTGCTGTCTCCGACTTTGAGTTCAGTCCCAACCGCACAGTGAAATGA